AGTCAAACAATAACTTTCTTATGTGGAGACTTCAACATTGACCTCTTGAACCCAAACAAACAAAAGCCCACAGATTACTTTGACACAATGTATAGCCTGAGTTtttatcctaaaatcacaaggcAAAGCAGAATCTCAGGACGCAACGCCAcaattattgataatatttttactaataCTACAAGTGGTCTGCTAATATCCGACatcagtgatcatctgccagttttaaTAATCTATGATGGAAACTACTGTATGGTTTTCAGgaaagaacacacagaagctactAGAAGTAACAGAAGAAATTATCAAATTAAAAAGATAGTTTGACAGAAACAGActgtctttgaatctcagtaaaactaaaataatgctatttggtaacagtagaagggaaagtcaaacacaaatacaaatagagagAGAAGACACTGAAAGGGTAAAAGagaacacatttttgggtgtaataatagatgatcaaatgaactggaaatctcatatagaaatatacaacaaagtagcaagaaacacgtcaataattcatcaatttctactgcttattcccttaggtgggttaggggttagtgcatgtgcatcataataagaaggtcctgggttcaatccccaggCTCGGGGACTTTcactgtggagtttgcatgctctccccgtgactgcgtgggttccctccgggcactctggtttcctcccacatccaaagacatgcacctgtagaTAGGTTGAcactgatgaggtggcgacttgtccaaggggaTCCCCGCCGTTAGCTTGGTTAGGCTTCAGCACACCTGCTACCCCGAGatgcacaagcggtagaaaatggatggatggaataatgggTGCATCAACAAAAGGATTGAGCAAAGATTGTGAATACTTATGTGCTTGTGATTTTTATCTAGagaatttttaatacatttacgAATATTTAAAAACAACTTCAAATTGTCAGTATGGGGTAGTGTGTGTAGAAATTCGAGGACAAAAATGGAGTTATTCAATTTTGGACTAAGGCTGTAACTAaagttgtcccaataccaataatttggttccggtaccaaaatgtatattgatactttgatacttttccaaataaaaggAACTACGAAAAACTTTAGtattgcctttattttaacataaaatcttacaatataataaacatatgttttctaTTGCACTCAAATAAGAATTTTAgaatgttaaaatataaattaaagggtattaaacacattgggcttttcttgttgcactcaaagaaccaTTTACAATgttccatattacatatagtctgccataatcaaggaTTAGATCAGAATATATtaaaaagctttattgacattacATTAAATGCTTCATTATTTATGGCTGCcactcctggtctgtgctttaagaaaaatacatttattagtaagtactaaaaacaaaacttgGGATGAATGTACCCGGATAAGATAcatagcaggtaaaacacacatttgttaaagagaaaacacaaattgtagcaatttATTTCACAATTTAGTCATTTCACTTGATTTAGTTGACATGGGCGGTTTTAACtccgctaatatttggcatcaagccaTGTAGCTCTGTGCgtgtctacatgttatgtatctacatgcgCACAGCAGGGGAGCTGGTTTACCTATgagagtagcgtgtgtgtgtttgcaagaATGGCCACGTGTTGTCTCAGTgatgtcagtgagtgagtgggtgAGTAAAGAGAAAGAGAGGTACCGCGTGCACTGCGCAGTAGAGTGATGAATGGTtccggttgtgtcctgcaaaactattAACAAAGCAACCAGATTGTCACGAATCGGCGGCCTCATCATTCTGACCGGAAAGTGGAGCTCAGCAGACCCTTTGCCGGGTAAAGTGAAGAGTGTTACCCCTGACGAAAACATCAACCCTGCAAGGAACGTCTGCCATGTGATCCTTGACTATGGTCTGCACCGGAGCTGATCAGCAGGACAGGtataacaactacattattacctgtcactctttgattgattgatacttttattagtagattgcacagttcagtacatattccgtacaattgaccactaaatggtaacacccgaataagtttttcaacttgtttaagttggggtccacgttaatcaattcatgatctTCATAACTcattgtgcagatctgaatgcttattatttaaatgtttacctaagtttgaagcaacgGTGGTAATACTCCATATTGCACTTCACTCAccttctttattaaccagtagtaTTGTCGCTTTTTGCCATTCTTCTCCATcacgatgttattgcttgtatgtccTTCGTGTGTGCGTCTTGACACACTTAGCATCATGCGCCTCAGATCCGTAGTCACCGCCGCACAACGGTATTTGgatgaaagaacggtaccggtatttttcaaaggtagTATAGTAACCGATTTCAATTAATTAGTATTGCGATACTTTATTAGCACCGGTATATCGTACCACCCTTGATGTAACATAACGAAATGTGGAAAAACTGGAGCGCTGTAACTaccttccggatgcactgtacctATAgcgtgtgtgctattgtgtgcttagccgtTGTGTAGCTGATAGCTCCAAGTAGCCTATTGCCTACAACGTTTTCCCTTTGtgaatgacttcactaaaatgcAAGGAAAGACCAACATTgcgtgcttattggaggacattttgaTAACTGGGTGTCCCACTTTCCACAAGTTAATGGGCTGTAGGACTGCTTAAATAGAATACTTTAAACTAATATCAAACCAATATTAATATCGGATCAGGGCACCCATGAAAAATTCCATAGAACTCTTAGTTGCAGTCTAAATTTTATCTTATTTATCTCCCTATGAACCCAACAACACACAAAATCTAACTTGGCCTTTGTTATAAAAGTTGACGCGACAATGTACATGTCTAGCAAAGGCAGCAATGTAgaagaacttaaaaaaaaatatatatatatataaataaatgggttgtacttgtatcgcgcttttctaccttcaaggtactcaaagcactttgacactacttccacatttacccattcatacacactctgatggagggatctgccatgcaaggcactaaccagcacccatcaggagcaagggtgaagtgtcgaggttggcactaggtagggattgaaccagggacccttgggttgtgcaaggccactcttccactgcgccacgccgtcccgcgaataaaaaaatagatatcaAGTTTGCCTAGCCACCTCTTACTAGAGGTTTCTAAAACTTTCTGCATTTACAAAATCAACAACAAAGTTAAATATGTGCTTATTCAGTGATGTAATTTCACAGTTAAATCAATGCTCTGTGCCAAATACTGCACATAAagaatggttgacaaaatactcTCCTTTCATTAAAGTAAATCTGCCTCTTACTCTAATCTACACCATTTTCCACAGCTACTTTCATGTGAAACCACCATAGGTCTCCTGTCTGACCCTGTGCTCCGTAATGACAAGTAATGACACCAGTGACACTTGAATTCCTCAGGCGGAAGCACTGCCAACTCAAAAAGCAGCAGTCTGAAAACCTTAGAACTACCAATGACTGTCTGTACTGATTCATATTTACAACATGAAATTATAAGGCAAAAACCCTGAAAATGTGAACTGATCGAGTCGTGCGTGAAATCCCACAGTAGCAGGGACTGTTTTCCACTTGCTGCAGCACATTTTCAACCATCATCTGTGGAAGCTGGAGCAATGAACATTTCTGCGGGTGAAGGTGCCACTCTTTCTTGTGAAACACTGATTAGTGTGCATAAGTTTAACTTTGCCACTGTTTTGCCTTCACGCTTATGATAATTCAACAACACATGCTGTTATAAGCCTATAGGAGAGCTGTCAAGTTACCACAGCAAAGTATACAAttaatcgttaaaaaaaaaaaaaaaaaatcatgtataaATGCAGATTAAACACGCAATTTACATTGACCACGCATGCTCCCTTTACCATAACCGTGGAGGCCAATGCATACACCAGTGCAAAGATGATGTGTTTACTAGTATATTATCGACTGGTATACATCAACCCCCTAATTTGCAATATTATTGCAGACTTTTTCAAAACGTGCACTTTTCTCATGAATGTTCTGACATCTTGATGATAAAATagcatttgtgtaaaaaaaatattggggtactttgactattttttatttaattcccCCAATGTCAAATGAAAACAATTGATATGTTAAAATGAATCATGAATGAAAAGGATCATAAATAAGTATAAACCAATAATATGTGAACCCTATTTACACATGTACAACATTCTTTAACTGCGATGACTATTAAGGTGCCATTTTGATTTTATAAcacacaacaaatacaaacaaaaaataaataaaaacataagttTACTCTGTTATATCTTTTCATGGTCCTGCTTTTTTAGTTGAGTTTATTAAATACAGAAATAGATCCCCTGTCAAGTTTGTTCCATAAACTAACACATTTGACTGAGATGTATCTTTCTATTGTCACTTTCTAAAATttgatctttttttaaatttcagttTCCTTTaggttataatattttttttctttttacaaaactgtgctttataatttttttttagaatattgtaCTCTTACCATTTCAAtagatttcaataatttgaataTTGGGTTTGTGGGTTCCTTGTATCCACTTCCACCAATGACTATTACAGAATATTTTCTGTAAAAGGATTACTGGATTTAAATATGTTAAGTCAACTACGATCAATTGAAATTAATCAAAATGATAACGTatctgattttaaaaatgtatcgTTTGACGGAATGCTTAACTATGACGGTACAGTAGTTGAATTACAAAACCAAAATGGTCATGAGATGTGCTGCGAAACTTGAGGTGACGCTTCCTTTTAGACTGAAGACAGAAATGTCATTGTATTAGGTTTTTATCCAATCCATCTTCAACCTATGTgtaccagtgacgtgctgtcaggggaggcaagtgaggcagtgcctcacctgccacctgGTGGCTCAatcatgagatgttccaaaactaagtaataaaataagttttaatatttctcttttggtttatgctttctatgtgattttggtgtggttcctgtatatattgataattttcatggtcaaaatcacagaaattccatgtttcctgatcaaaacaatgcagcagatgagaagtgaggcagacacaggcggtgcctccacggctacacacagtgtgtattgggcgtgcgtgtaagggggcgcatgcttgttgccacgtggaaaaggcaggtcttgagacagcaagtacctctgcctcaaggtagggggcgatatattgccAACTTGCGGTTAGATGCCTCAGCAGTATTCTGATTTGCCACACggtgagaagtgggggcgctcaagctagcagacgcAGGTCTTTCCAGCAGAAATcagcatttttgtattttctttttaactgtatttataacaaacatggcctttttattagagtaagccagtgtTGGTGAGgattttttgtcagatgcaaaaatattttttaatttcttggaatgaaattgaattaaatgaatgtttctgccaatatggaggattatatactgtatccaagattaaatacttctctaaactggactttaaaacaaaatgaatgcgaacatacaaagtatgttttcatggaggatagctattactgcttcaaatacaaatacagaaagataatatacactcacaatacttgatttaatttgttaaaagcaaatgtgaccaaaaagtatttaataactttatcaaatgttttttggacccatttatcatatcataatatcattattataacgtttttatgaaagcgactaactcttttttttttgttcctgtaactttaatgtgcaacctaaatcaacaatgactagagctgcacatatgaattcaagtaaaaaaaaaaaaaaaaaaaaaaagaagaaaaatagtatgtgtgcctcacctggtgtttagttcaccgcacgtcactggtgtcTATTTACGTATGCGTGAAATGGCGGCACAGAGGCTAACAATAAATCTGTGGGGATGAAAGTACAGCACACATTCGGTCTTTGTAAAGAATGTTGCCTGCAAAAGGGGATCCACAGTAAACATTAGTTGCACAGTAAAGAAACAGCAAACGCTTACATGGTCCAAGGAGAAGACCTCAAGACTTTGTTAGACAACAAAAATGTTGGCATAACTAGCTCTTACTAAGAGTTAAATCATCAAGCCACATTTcaataatgtttattttacacAAAGAATACAATCATATACAAACATTAATAATTTAATCATAAAAAAGTCAACCACACATACAGGTAAATAGCCACAGTGGAGATCTTACAAAAAGGAGTGAGGGAAAATGTAGAAATGGGTTTAACCTTTAGGAAGTAAATCATCTTAGTATATGTAGGCAAGTACTAGGAAAGCATAACAATCCACCAGAGAAATGCACATTAAATGTGACCCAGAAATGTCAGTGGTgggaaaaaaaaccctaaaaTATTACACACCCTGGTCCTTGAGTGAAAAGGTTTACAACTTACGTGATTTACTATAAAGTTGCGCTGTACATCGTTTCCTCTAATTTAAGGTAGTGTAAGGCAGAAGGTGATCCATGTGACACAACAACTTCAAACATCACCAAATATTTACATTACAATGACTTGAAATTATTTTGAGACTTCAAAATTGACAACAACCCTGCTGTATGGCACTGGGATCTCATAAGTTGCCGTTCACAGCAACACGGTTTCAAGTTTTCTAAGGCGTGTGCAAAAGGCAGGAGAAGAGCAAGTAAAGGCCATGGACAGGAATTCTTAACTGCTTCCCTCAAACTGTTTCAAATAACGTGAACAGAGAGGAAGATTTCTGCTGACTTTGGCACATAACTGAAACACATGTACACATAATTGATCTGCTCTGTTGTTCACCTCGCTGGGTGTCATTTGCATTACTACAGTCATTTCTGTCAGTGCGAGCCCCCAAAGGCAAATAGTAGCAAGGCCATGTCGTCAGAAGAGGTGTGTTTGTGGCTCCTGATGGGCTTTTGGCCAATATTTACAAGATGAATACAATACAATGAAGTGGGGCTGGGTGGGAAAAAAGTGTACCTTGGTAGGTAAATATCAAATGTAATATATTCCAACAATAAAAACGGCaacaaaaattgtatttgatgcggtcagataacaatatatatatatatatatatatacacaataaaaattgtatacaataataatatatgtatacaataatacaGTGTCTGGTTTACTTCAGGAATAAAGTGACTATATTCTCAGAGTGTTTTGGGGGGGATTTACAAGGAAACTTTTGCTAATAATATATTTTGTGATTTCCTCATGAGACTATTTCTAATAACAAACAATGCTTTTCAGCTCATAATGTTTGTTTTTCCTTTAACAATTATCCTTGAATTAGctgtaagttgtttttttaagtcaCCAGTGAAAACTTGATGACCTTGGTGCTGCCACAAGGCTGTTGTGTACAGTCAAAACAAAAAGCAATCTCAGAATAGACACCTTTCATCAAGGACTTATGAACGAAACGTAAAGAAAAACGTTCTCTTAGGACAATAGATAAACttgggttggaaaaaaaaaatacttaatctgCCCTACAATGGACTTTGTCTGTCCTCATCTGGTGGAATTGTGCAATGAGAGACACATAAACCCTTTTGACTATACAGACTACTGCTATGCCCACCTTTTTAAATACTCTAAAAACACCAATATGGTGTATGTAATAACTTATATGTtcaaacatatactgtacatcatttTCTAAATGGTCAACGCACAGAAAAGAAGTGTGGAAGAGGAAAACAGTCGATTTGATCATGATTGAGATATGAATAAGACATTTGGCCGACATTACATAAATAGAGCTGATAGCAACAGGATCACAGGAAGCTCAAATACTCTGGATTTTCATTTGTAAGATAAAGAAAACATTCATTTGGCTCGGTGGTTTATCCTATTCCTACCCCAAAAGCGCAATGGggtgtccaatttttttttttttttttttaaacagttcacATTAGAAAACCTTCCAATACCATTACAGTTCATAAGACAGTTCTTTGTTCTTTCAAGGTTCTGTATTGTTCTCCTTTGAATATTCCTCGACAAGCGTCTCATAAGAGTGGCTCTGTTCAGATACATCACTGCTAAAAACACAGAAGTCTGACACTGAACTCTGCTCCTCTTTGGAGTCGCTTTCAATGTTCTCATCACAAGTTGTTATAGATAATTTCGCTTTGGAATCGTCGTTATCCTCCTCCTCCAGATTGCTCAGAAAGTTTTCCTCATCGATGAAAGTAATATTTGCATTTTGGAACGTAAGGGAATGATAGTCTTTTGAATCCCACCTCCTTCGACTACTTCTTCCACAATCTCCCAATCCCGGATTCTCCAAGTCCACATCTTTGTCAAGTTGGTTCTCATATATTTGGTCTTGGTCAAGTTCGGCATCCCTGTCGACATGATCCTCCGTTAGCAGCAAACCGCTGTCAGAGCCCAGGAGGTAGTTTTTAGACTTTGAGAAAGCAACAGTGACACAGTCACTGAAGCTGTATCGCCTCTTGTGCCGTGGTGAACGCTCTAAACTAAGAATCGTGTGGCCGTTAAACATAGGGGCGTCATTGCAGCTCTTAGACCTAGACATGTCTTTGGCATCGCTGTTGGCGTTCCCTAGGCTACTATTGTCTCGCTCATCACTTTTTGTGCCAATTTGTTTGATTAGGTCATTGTAGCCTTCTTGCTTCTTAGACAGGAATCCAAAGATGTTGACATCCTTAGGAGTGGGTGGCAGGCGAAGTGCGGCCTTGTGAGACTCTTTGTAAAGCCGTAGCTCATCGAGAGATAGCTTGCGTAACTTGCGTCGTTTCTTCAGTGCTTTGTGGGCTTCGACCACCATTCGTACTTTCCAGTTGAAGAACAAGGAAAGCCAGGCCAGCCCAAGATAAATCCACACTTCCACAAAGTAACGATACAGCGTTGGGTAATCTTTGGTGGGTTCCACACctgacaagacaatacaatgcaGGTTATTGTTGCTGTCCGAAGGGATTTTTCATCATTATTCAAGTATCTTAAAACATACCGAAGTGACTATTTTTTAGACGGATAAAAAACAGGAAAATTAACCTGTTAGGACAGTCAAAATCAATCCAGATAAATCAAAGTGCATTATTAATTTAACCGAAATTGCAATACATGCGCAGCCTAATGACTCATATTCCCACAATTCCAATCACTGGTGGGCCAAATGCTATCTGACGGCAGAACCAACTTGATCAATAAGGGGAATTGAAAGTGAATAACGTCCCTCTCAATAGGAAGTCTCCAGTAAATGTAAACAGTACAGTTTTAACAGAACATGCAGGATAAAGTCAAAGTTAAAAGAGTGTAAAGTGGATTTATGAGATTATCGTAAGAAGTGATTATGTTTAGTAAGATAAGTTTCGAGGTGGAAACTTACCTGCTACCAAGTCACCAAAACCAATCGTTGTCAAGGTGACAAAGGAAAAGTACAGGCCTTCAATATATGTCCAACCCTCCTGggacatgaaaacaaaaggtGGAAGGACTAAATGGATCAGCAACCCCCAGAGAAGAAATATAGCTGTGCAGGTAAACTGAGCCTTTCTCTGGAATAGAGCGAACAAAACAGTTCAGATGGCTTTTTGTTCAGGAGATGTACAAGCCAATATCAAATTACCAGTGAAAATCCTTTCTTGGTTAGATATTGGCCAAAGTGCTTGGCTCGTCCACCAAAGAACTTCCCAAGCTCGCTGATCCAGGTAAGACACAGAGGCACACCAAAGAGCCCATAGAAGATACAAAACACACGTCCAGTTGAGGTTTTTGGAGCAATGTTTCCATAACCTTAAAGAAAACAGTGAATGAGAGTGAACAAACAATTTACCTCAACAAGACAATTTAAATTCATTGTCAAAATCTTTACTATAACAAAATATCGATATGAccatttatcacaatattgcaattcATGTTTTGATTATTGATGCGATGATTGTTTTGGTGCTTTAAACTTCTTTCATCGTTCCTTCCAAATGGGACTAGTCACCGTTTTACATGTCATACAGGACCCGATACAAATAATTTGGTGCCGGTgccaaaatgtatatcgatacttttccaaataaaggaaactacaaaaatgttcaatattggcattattttaacagaaaatcttaaaatacaataaacatatattttctatTGCACCCGCATAACAGTTTTACAAGGTTAAACTATAAATTAAGGGGCATTAAacccattgtttttattgttgcactcaaaaaacaatttacaatttaCATATATAGCCAGCCATAATCAAGAAATAAGTAAGAGTAAAATgaaaagctttattgacattacATTAAATGcctcatgatttatggttgccacatGGTATGTGCTTTAGGAAAAAACCctcgaccccaaaatggacaagcggtaggaaatggatggatagtaagaacaagtaagtaagtaaaaacaaaactatggataaatgtacacaTATAAGCCATGCAGCAGGTAAAACAcatttgttaaagataaaacacaaattgttggAATTTGTTACAACATTCAAttatttcacttgcattagttgacaTGGGAAGTTTTAACTCCGCTAATATTTGGCATTAAGCCAGGCAGCTGTGTGAGCATCTACtatctacatgtgcacagcaggggagctggTTAACTTATAAGAGTATCGTATGTGTTTGTGAGAATGGCAACATGTTgtctgagtgacgtcagtgagtaaGTGAGCAAGTAAAGAGATAGAGAAGGAGCGCTTGCACTGCGCAGTAGGACGTAACCTGCAAAACTATtaataaagcaaccagattgtCACGACTCGGCAGCCTCGTCATTCCAAACCAGAAGCAGAGCTTAGCAGACTATTTGCCGGGTAAAGTGAAGAGTGTTACCCCCGACGAAAACATCGACCTTGGAAGAAATGTCTGCCATGTGATCCTTCACTACGGTCTGCACCAgagccgaacagcaggacaggtgtaacaactacattgtTACCTGTCACTCTATAACTCCTAGTGCACTTCTGAATGCTTAGTATTCAAaagtttacctaagtttgaagcaacaGTGGTAATACTAATCAGcacatttggcgaggcgtgttttaaagcagaAATTGCAGCACGGTGCTTCCCTGTTTAAAGTtagttagttttgaagcccaaaaaACTCCATATTGCACTTCAAGCACCCTCTTTATTTaccagtaaaaaaatgttttttttgccattcttTTGCCATtcaagatgttattgcttgtatgcccCTTGTGTGTGCgcattttgacacactcaacagcATGCGTCTTGGCTCTATAGTCACCCATTAATTAGTATCGCCGTACTTAATTAGTATAGTAATATACCATAGAACTCTAATAGGCACATACATACgtactttcacacacacatatagcacAAGAATACgtacacataaatacatgcattCAACCTCTGTCCTGTCCCCCTGTTGTCCTCATAATTCCCCCCTCATCTCAGAAAGTAAAAATTGAAAGACACTATAGTGAGCATTATTGTTTTACAGCAGGTGTTAACATTGTCACTTTAAAAACATGCAGGTgtaggtttttaaaaaatatatattttcttgaaacagtggatgtccctgcacaattatttgcacttaacAATAGTAATACATATGATTACAACATTTTAGAATTATGCTTGTCTTCAATTAATTAGAGTAAGTG
The sequence above is drawn from the Nerophis ophidion isolate RoL-2023_Sa linkage group LG03, RoL_Noph_v1.0, whole genome shotgun sequence genome and encodes:
- the kcnk5a gene encoding potassium channel subfamily K member 5a, translated to MVDKGPLLTSAIIFYLSIGAAIFQVLEEPNWKLAAKHYKQQKEKILKDYPCLTKDDLDKILQIVSDAADQGVTITGNKTFNNWNWPNAVIFAATVITTIGYGNIAPKTSTGRVFCIFYGLFGVPLCLTWISELGKFFGGRAKHFGQYLTKKGFSLRKAQFTCTAIFLLWGLLIHLVLPPFVFMSQEGWTYIEGLYFSFVTLTTIGFGDLVAGVEPTKDYPTLYRYFVEVWIYLGLAWLSLFFNWKVRMVVEAHKALKKRRKLRKLSLDELRLYKESHKAALRLPPTPKDVNIFGFLSKKQEGYNDLIKQIGTKSDERDNSSLGNANSDAKDMSRSKSCNDAPMFNGHTILSLERSPRHKRRYSFSDCVTVAFSKSKNYLLGSDSGLLLTEDHVDRDAELDQDQIYENQLDKDVDLENPGLGDCGRSSRRRWDSKDYHSLTFQNANITFIDEENFLSNLEEEDNDDSKAKLSITTCDENIESDSKEEQSSVSDFCVFSSDVSEQSHSYETLVEEYSKENNTEP